The genomic interval ATCCGAAACAGAACCGCAAGAACGCAGGCTTTACTGACGAAGAACGCCAGGGGATCGACAACGTGGTCAAGTCGGGGTTCGTCGACTCACTGCGTCATTTCGATGACTCACCCGGTCGCTACACCTGGTGGACATACCGCAGCAATGCAAGAGAGAAGAACATCGGCTGGCGTCTGGATTACTTTTGGGTCGCCAAGAAAATGATCGACTCAGTGACTGGAGCAGACATTCGTTGTGACGTCTTTGGCTCGGACCATTGTCCGGTCGAGTTGACACTGGACTTTGGATAGTCGAGTTTGCGGAACGCTAAGCAACGAGCAATCTGTTGCTGACGTAGTGGACGAGGTTACAAGTCCTTGCGCACGGGACTCGTAGCCTCGTCCAATACGAAACTTGTCCCCCTCAAATAATTCCGTATCGGATTTCGCTAGAAATCCCCTGTGACGGGAATTCTGGCGAATCCCACGACCAAGTGCGTCAGCAAATAATCCGTTATGTGGCTCGGGCCCGCTAGCCGATGAATTGCCCGCTAGCCGATGAATTGCCCGCTAGCCGATGAATTGCTCGATCGGTCCACGTTGGTCAACCGTCAATGCGACATCCAGAGCGCCGTAGTGATCGATCGAATTTCCATACGCGTTCAGGATGGTCGTGTACCAATTGCCAAGTGTCTTGTGGCCTTCTGTGTCGTATCCGGGCAAGCGGATGTAGCGACGACGAATGTCCAGACGTGTGTTCTCGCCAGCGAGCACAAGAAACGGCCACTCCGTACCCTTGCTGTGATGCGTTTCACCATTGTTTGGCAGATAGAACAGAACAGTATTGTCGAACATCGTGCCTCCCGCCTCGGGGACACTTTTCAAACGAGTAACGATGCGGTCGATCAACGTCATATGTTGCAGCCGCACCTTTTCGCGGATCTCAGGAGCCTCAACACCAGCAATGGCTTTGCCATGCCCGACATCGTGCAGATTGACACTCTCGCCTTCGATTCCCGGCAATCCCGTGTACCGTGTTCCCAATTCATCAGCGGTGAACGCGACGACATTGGTCATTCCAGAAATCAATGTGGACAACAAGACTTCGACCAATCCGAACTGCCTATCGACGGTGGAAAGATTCTCTGCGAGATACTTGGCGTCGAGTTGCGGGATGTGCTTGCGAATCACTTCACCCATGGCTTCCACGCGACCGTTTCGTAGACGGATGTCGTGCAACGCGTCGGCATAGTTGGCGACCTTGCGATGTTCGATGCCAGCCAGGTGGCTTGCCAGCGAAGCTTCATCTTCTGACAAGAACTGTAAAACCTTGCGTTCCAGTTCATAGCGAACTCGGGCGTCTTGATCGGCGGACACCGATTTGAACAGTTCCTGCAGCGCAATCTTTGGTGATCCGAATGCATAGTTGGGTTGTTGCGGGCCGCGAGCCGAGAAGCCTTTCTCGATTCCGTTGATATTCCCTCGCGAGTTGCCACCTTCACTGGGAAAGCAAGCCAGTTCGATATGGTGAAAAGGAGATGGAAAAAGGTCTGCGAGTTCAAAGTCCACGGTTGCCCATTGGATGGAACTGAGGCGTTCGTTTGCTTTGTAGGCTCCGAGTGACGAACACCAAGTGTGATGCCCGGTCGTGCACATTTTGCCTGACAAGCCTTGGAGGATCGTCAGATTTTGTTTGTGCTCCGCGATCGGGCTCATCCACTCAGGCAATTCATGCTCGTCGAGATCGGCGACGAAAGCGTCCTTGCGCTGCTCCGCCTCCAATTGCTTGGAGTTGAACGTCGGGGGGACCAACGAACCGGGCAGCAGTCCGTTGCCTTTGTGCATGAAGATGAAGCGTTTGGGTGGCACAACTGAATTGCCGTCCGCCAGCAACGTTTGCGACGCGAGGCTGAGCGCTCCGATTCCGGCCAATGATTGAGAAAGGAATGCTCGTCGATTGTTCATCATGTGTTTCATTGGATAGGTGAGCGACGCTTGGCAGGTGCGGTGTGTTCGATGGCGTAGTGGATTTCGCCAGAAATCCTTTTTGAAGGGGAGTATTCTTGTGGGGAATTCTGGCGAATCCCATTACGAGGTTTGTTCAGCGGGTGTCTTTACGGTACATGAATGAATCAGAGGTCAGTAGCGAAACGATGACTGCTTGAAAGCTGCCGCCGCTTTCGACGTACGCACGATCGGCGTCGATCAGCGTTTGTGAATCGGAAAGCATTTCGTTGCGTCCCATAAAATAGCGGAAAGCGTGGCGGATGATCGATTGTCGAACTCGTTCGGATTTCGCCAACCTGTCGATCAAGTCGAATGCATCGGCAACTTCGCCGTCGATGTTCGGATCGCCGGTTCCATCGA from Stieleria varia carries:
- a CDS encoding DUF1552 domain-containing protein, which gives rise to MNNRRAFLSQSLAGIGALSLASQTLLADGNSVVPPKRFIFMHKGNGLLPGSLVPPTFNSKQLEAEQRKDAFVADLDEHELPEWMSPIAEHKQNLTILQGLSGKMCTTGHHTWCSSLGAYKANERLSSIQWATVDFELADLFPSPFHHIELACFPSEGGNSRGNINGIEKGFSARGPQQPNYAFGSPKIALQELFKSVSADQDARVRYELERKVLQFLSEDEASLASHLAGIEHRKVANYADALHDIRLRNGRVEAMGEVIRKHIPQLDAKYLAENLSTVDRQFGLVEVLLSTLISGMTNVVAFTADELGTRYTGLPGIEGESVNLHDVGHGKAIAGVEAPEIREKVRLQHMTLIDRIVTRLKSVPEAGGTMFDNTVLFYLPNNGETHHSKGTEWPFLVLAGENTRLDIRRRYIRLPGYDTEGHKTLGNWYTTILNAYGNSIDHYGALDVALTVDQRGPIEQFIG